The following proteins come from a genomic window of Peptoniphilus equinus:
- the prmA gene encoding 50S ribosomal protein L11 methyltransferase, whose amino-acid sequence MVYIELFLKTTDAHRDDVVTTLYDHDCYIFEETGSEIIDELDRQKDAWDFVDESVLAVEPGSRTYRVYFEGHDRERALALQSALEEFGTCELTTTDDEDWANNWKKYYEPVEVGEDVVIVPSWLSYDGTHTTRVIIEPGMAFGTGTHETTFMCLEALERYVTKGDEVFDIGCGSGILGVAALKLGAEHVVAVDIDAACVVQTHENAELNEVADRMAIHQGDLFEVIDGEADLIVSNIIAEVIAGMVGDLKHHLKVGGIFITSGIIVEKLDLVTEALQAEGFELLDTKRLGGWAMVEARRV is encoded by the coding sequence ATGGTCTATATTGAACTCTTTTTAAAAACGACAGACGCTCATCGTGACGATGTTGTGACGACGTTGTATGACCACGACTGCTACATCTTTGAAGAGACCGGCTCGGAGATCATCGACGAGCTGGATCGCCAAAAGGATGCCTGGGACTTTGTGGATGAGTCGGTGCTTGCCGTTGAACCGGGATCTCGCACCTACAGGGTCTACTTTGAAGGTCATGACCGAGAGCGCGCACTGGCACTGCAGAGCGCCCTTGAAGAATTCGGCACCTGTGAGCTGACCACGACGGACGATGAGGATTGGGCGAACAACTGGAAGAAGTACTATGAGCCGGTGGAAGTGGGGGAAGATGTGGTTATTGTGCCGTCATGGCTCAGCTATGACGGGACGCACACCACCCGCGTCATTATTGAACCGGGAATGGCTTTCGGCACCGGCACTCACGAGACGACGTTTATGTGTCTGGAAGCTTTGGAGCGGTATGTGACAAAGGGAGACGAGGTTTTTGACATCGGATGCGGCTCGGGCATTCTCGGCGTCGCGGCGTTAAAGCTGGGAGCTGAGCACGTGGTGGCGGTGGATATTGATGCCGCCTGTGTCGTTCAGACTCATGAAAACGCCGAGCTCAATGAGGTGGCGGACCGGATGGCGATCCATCAAGGGGATCTTTTTGAGGTCATTGACGGGGAAGCGGATCTCATTGTGTCCAACATTATCGCCGAAGTGATCGCCGGCATGGTGGGGGACTTGAAACACCATCTAAAAGTTGGCGGCATCTTTATTACCTCCGGCATTATTGTCGAGAAACTGGATCTGGTCACTGAAGCGTTACAGGCGGAAGGCTTTGAGTTGTTGGATACCAAACGTCTCGGCGGCTGGGCCATGGTTGAGGCGCGTCGTGTATAG
- a CDS encoding RsmE family RNA methyltransferase, with protein MYRFFGDVVDGVTSILSEKDSHHFKVLRIRPMEVVDCVRSDGVVEAVFLKEDDGRIYLKTVGQKTASHEAPGEVVLIQALIKNDKMEQVINSCVQVGVHSILPLIAANNVVKLEGKVDKKLKRWQTLAEVAAKQSKRDTIPEVLEPVTVADLKAFDGELVVCYENAAGTTAYDLELASQRVGLVIGPEGGFTEGEVDQLQAMGAHIITLGPRILRAETAALCGAFQLISLLERKL; from the coding sequence GTGTATAGGTTCTTCGGCGACGTCGTGGACGGGGTGACGTCGATCCTCTCGGAGAAGGACTCTCATCACTTTAAGGTGCTGCGCATTCGCCCCATGGAAGTGGTGGACTGTGTTCGCTCGGACGGGGTCGTGGAAGCGGTCTTTCTTAAAGAGGACGACGGCAGAATCTATCTTAAAACGGTAGGTCAAAAAACGGCTTCTCACGAAGCGCCGGGAGAAGTTGTCCTCATTCAGGCGCTGATCAAAAACGATAAGATGGAACAGGTCATCAACAGCTGTGTCCAAGTGGGTGTGCACAGCATTTTGCCCCTTATCGCCGCGAATAACGTGGTGAAGCTTGAGGGAAAGGTGGACAAGAAGCTCAAACGCTGGCAGACGCTCGCGGAAGTTGCGGCGAAGCAGTCCAAGCGGGACACGATACCCGAGGTACTGGAGCCTGTTACGGTGGCGGACCTGAAAGCCTTTGACGGCGAGTTGGTGGTTTGCTATGAAAATGCGGCCGGCACGACGGCTTATGACCTTGAACTCGCCTCCCAACGCGTGGGCCTGGTCATCGGACCGGAGGGCGGTTTTACCGAGGGTGAAGTGGATCAGTTACAGGCCATGGGCGCTCACATCATCACCTTGGGGCCGCGCATTCTTCGGGCTGAGACGGCGGCACTTTGCGGCGCATTCCAGCTCATCAGTCTCTTAGAAAGGAAACTATGA
- the mtaB gene encoding tRNA (N(6)-L-threonylcarbamoyladenosine(37)-C(2))-methylthiotransferase MtaB produces the protein MKTFSITTLGCKVNQYESEAMRENFEDHGYMEVGDTDAADVCIINTCTVTNLSDRKSRQIIRRAKRDNPEAVIAVVGCYAQTSPEEVAAMEGVDIVLGTTERSDIVRLVEQVLEHGEQINCVRDITEDGEFQSIAISKEQDMTRAYMKVQDGCNRFCTYCIIPYARGRIRSRTVDNAVAEARRLAEAGYKEVVLTGIHIGSYNDDGKDLVSLIEGVATVEGIERIRLSSVEPMTVTEDFLRRTKATGKFCDHFHLSLQSGNDKVLKEMNRHYTTAEYAHVVAMIRQVYPHAGITTDVIVGFPGETDEEFDSTCDFVRQIGFSRIHVFKYSMRNGTPAARRTDQIHGHIKQQRSNRLIAIGDALARDFAYGQGALEALFEEEVDGKWVGYTSNYLKVAVAADTDLKNKVKSVKIVGGDDEPFIAQFV, from the coding sequence ATGAAGACATTCTCCATAACCACCTTAGGGTGTAAAGTCAATCAATATGAATCGGAAGCGATGCGGGAGAACTTTGAGGATCACGGCTACATGGAAGTGGGGGACACCGATGCCGCCGACGTGTGCATCATCAACACCTGCACGGTGACCAACCTCTCGGATCGCAAGTCCCGTCAGATTATTCGACGGGCGAAACGGGACAATCCCGAGGCCGTCATTGCCGTGGTAGGCTGCTATGCCCAAACCTCGCCGGAGGAAGTGGCGGCGATGGAGGGTGTGGACATCGTTCTGGGGACAACGGAGCGAAGTGATATTGTTCGCCTGGTGGAACAGGTGTTGGAACACGGTGAGCAGATCAATTGTGTGCGGGACATCACCGAGGACGGCGAGTTTCAAAGTATTGCCATTTCCAAAGAACAGGATATGACCCGTGCTTACATGAAGGTGCAGGACGGATGCAACCGGTTTTGCACCTACTGTATTATCCCTTATGCTCGGGGACGGATTCGTTCCCGTACAGTGGACAATGCGGTGGCGGAAGCCAGGCGCCTTGCCGAAGCCGGCTATAAGGAAGTGGTGCTCACCGGGATCCACATCGGCTCTTACAACGACGATGGCAAGGATTTGGTGAGCCTTATCGAAGGTGTGGCGACGGTGGAGGGAATTGAGCGGATACGTCTTAGCTCCGTAGAACCGATGACCGTCACGGAGGACTTTCTTCGCCGCACTAAGGCCACGGGGAAATTTTGTGATCATTTCCACCTCTCCCTTCAAAGCGGCAACGACAAAGTCTTAAAAGAGATGAATCGTCACTATACCACAGCAGAGTATGCCCATGTCGTGGCGATGATTCGCCAGGTCTATCCCCACGCCGGCATCACCACGGATGTCATTGTAGGGTTTCCCGGTGAGACGGACGAGGAGTTTGACAGCACCTGCGACTTCGTCCGACAAATCGGCTTTTCCCGCATTCACGTCTTTAAGTATTCCATGCGCAATGGCACACCGGCGGCCAGGCGCACCGATCAAATCCATGGCCACATCAAGCAACAGCGTTCCAATCGGCTCATTGCCATCGGCGATGCGTTGGCGCGGGATTTTGCCTATGGACAGGGGGCGCTTGAGGCCCTCTTTGAAGAAGAGGTGGACGGGAAGTGGGTCGGCTATACGTCGAACTATCTAAAAGTTGCCGTCGCCGCCGACACGGACTTAAAAAACAAGGTAAAATCTGTTAAAATAGTAGGCGGAGACGACGAACCGTTTATTGCACAATTCGTATAA
- a CDS encoding histidine triad nucleotide-binding protein, giving the protein MCLFCDIIKGEIPSSKVYEDDFIYCFKDIDPQAPVHFLVVPKAHIGSIDELKPEHKELIGHIFLTIQKLAAEMGLENGYRVVANTKEDGGQSVDHLHFHVLGGRSLTWPPG; this is encoded by the coding sequence ATGTGTCTGTTTTGCGATATTATAAAAGGTGAGATACCGTCAAGTAAAGTCTACGAGGATGACTTCATCTATTGCTTTAAGGATATCGATCCTCAGGCACCGGTTCATTTTCTGGTGGTGCCTAAGGCGCATATCGGTTCCATTGACGAGTTAAAACCGGAACACAAGGAGCTCATCGGGCACATCTTTTTGACCATTCAAAAGCTTGCTGCCGAGATGGGTTTGGAAAACGGGTACCGTGTTGTGGCCAACACGAAAGAAGACGGCGGACAGAGCGTGGATCACTTGCATTTTCATGTTCTGGGCGGACGTTCGCTGACGTGGCCGCCGGGTTGA
- the rpsU gene encoding 30S ribosomal protein S21, whose amino-acid sequence MSEIRVGENETLDNALKRFKRQCATSGVLKEYRKREHYEKPSVKRKKKSEEARRKKRSRH is encoded by the coding sequence ATGTCAGAAATCAGAGTCGGCGAAAACGAAACGTTAGACAACGCTCTTAAACGCTTTAAGAGACAATGTGCAACCAGCGGCGTTCTTAAGGAATACCGTAAGAGAGAACACTACGAAAAACCAAGCGTAAAGAGAAAGAAAAAGTCTGAAGAAGCGCGTAGAAAGAAGCGCTCCAGACACTGA
- a CDS encoding GatB/YqeY domain-containing protein, with amino-acid sequence MSYKETLMADLKQAMKDKDKLAKDTITLIRASIKQREVDERKELNDDDILDVINKEVKERRSSIEEFERGNRQDLVDKTNAEIDILLKYLPEQLSEDDIASMIKDVMDKEGITSANEMGKLMKNVMPMVKGKADGKLVSKIAGQMLKA; translated from the coding sequence ATGTCCTACAAAGAAACTTTGATGGCCGACTTAAAGCAGGCCATGAAAGATAAAGATAAGTTAGCAAAAGATACTATCACACTCATTCGAGCCAGTATAAAACAAAGAGAAGTCGATGAGCGCAAAGAGCTTAATGACGATGATATCCTCGATGTCATCAACAAAGAAGTGAAAGAACGTCGTTCATCCATCGAAGAGTTTGAACGTGGCAATCGACAGGATTTGGTTGACAAGACCAATGCTGAGATTGACATTCTGCTCAAATACTTACCAGAGCAACTTTCAGAAGACGACATTGCATCGATGATCAAAGATGTCATGGACAAAGAAGGTATTACATCCGCTAATGAAATGGGTAAACTAATGAAGAATGTTATGCCTATGGTTAAAGGAAAAGCTGACGGTAAGCTCGTTAGTAAAATTGCTGGACAAATGTTAAAAGCCTAG